GAACCCGCACAACGGTGAAAACGGCGCCTTCGGACGACAAGAGATAGAACATATCCGTCCAGCTGTGCAAGACGCCGTGGATCTCGGGATAAACGTGCAAGGACCGTTTCCCTGCGACACGATCTTCCTGAAGCGCGAGCACTTCGACGGCATTGTGACAATGTACCACGACCAGGGCCAGATCGCGATGAAGCTTCTTTCGTTTGACGGCGGTGTCACGGTGCAAGGGGGCCTTCCTATTCCCGTTGCCACGCCGGCGCATGGGACGGCGTTTGATATTGTAGGGAAGAATCTGGCGGCTGTTACGAGTACGCAGAATGCGTTTGATGTTGCGGTTAcgatggcggagaggaggattcTTAAGGAAGAGGGTCTTGTTCCTGATGGGCCTGTTAAGAATGGTGTTTCTGTACAGACAGCTCCGGTGGTGCTTAATACTTCGTGTTGCTAGGAGAATAGATTCATTCCATATACTATTAAACATATGATGTATAAAAGGAGCAGTCACAGGAACGACAGTTCTGAATCAACCCCGTCAATGCCGAATAAAAACCCCTCGTCGAATCGCCAGTCCAGATCACCAGTAAGGTCAAATGGATCCTGGCGAGTGTCAACTTGCACCGCTGCAGTCCCTTCGACCGAAGTATCAGGGAACATGGGAGGCAGGTCAACCACCGCGTCTCGCTCAGCCGCCACCACTTGACGCTTCGACAGGTTCGTAGACGTAGATTGCGAAGGAAGTGAATAGAGGAACGCTCCCATTTCCCGCCCGGGAGAGAATCGCTGTAACAACTCGCCCAGTCCAGTAACAACCTGTCTGACAACATGCCGCTGGCTCGCATTGTCCGCTACCTGAGACAGCACTCGTACAAGGCGTTCTACATTCGTCAAAGCCGTTTTAGTATGAAAGTTTAGTCCATGCTCAGCGAGGTCCCGAGGGAGATGCAGGGTATTGCCATCACCGGATTCCGACTTCCCGAAAACGACAGCCATCTTCAGGAGAAAGGACGCACAGACTGCAACCATTGCATGGACAAAGATTGGCAAGCCAATTAATGCTTTCTGGAGATCTAAATCGTCCACAATAATCCTCGCCGTGCTCATGGCGGTCATTATGGCGATGTTGGAAGCCTCCTGTCTGTCCCAGTTCATATCAAGGCTCGGTGTATCGTGAGACGCCTCCCTTGCTGAGATACCACGGAGCGCAACCGAGTTAAGCTGGAAGCGTGCCAGATGATAGTACAGAGCATTCGCTGCAGAGGACGTCAAACTGTCTCGTCGAACCCCGACTTCCTTAGACGGGTGCTCAAGTCGCCATTGATCAACCGAGATATCAAACTCTTTCAACCTTTCAAAATCCCGTCCACTGAGCTCGAGGTCCGGATCGCACCCATGCATGAAGTACCCACTAGCAAGAATGCGGAATAGTTTCACCTGAGCCACGAGGCCATGGTCCCCCTTTGACGACAACCCGCTGGTTAAGAGCTTCTCCGCGTTCCGTATCGCCGCATCTTCATGCATCATGGGCGGCCGGCCATACGCGAGTGCAAACTGATGATCACACACATAAAGAACATACCAGAGTCTTACGCGCTCATACGACTCCAGCGACCCGCGCGCAAACTGCAGCGAGGATTTATGCAGGTTCATCTCGGTGCCTACTCGCACGGCGCGGCTGCAGAGCGCCCAGCTCAGGCTTGTGAGGTAGAAGGCCCCAATACAGAGCGCACGGATAATATCTAGATTCTGGCAGCGGAGTAGACACGACCCGCGCATGAGCGATACAAATGCTCCGTACGTGGAGTGCAGGGATTGTTCGCGATTTGGAATATGGAGGGCCGCTACGGTGAGTACCACGGCCACTAGGAATGACGACGACTGTCTTGCCTCGTGCAGGGATTTGTGCGAGCAGAGCATCCCGTCCCATAGGAGGGGGTTTATGTGTGTGAGGTAGTGATCGAAGAGGAATTCTGCTTCGGAGACTGGCAGGGCGCCTTGGGTGATGAAGTCGGGTCCGTTGACGTCGGCGGGATCGACGCGGATTAGTTGTGAGTTGTTCGGGTCTGTGAGATTGTACAGATTGTTCATTGGCAAGGGAACGAGATCTGAATCATCCTGGTGTTTGCGGAGGCCTGCTGAAGGGCCTTCAGGGGTGAAATTGTCCGCCGATTCGGAGTGAACGGTGCTCAACGGGGAGGCTTGCTTGGGTGCTGCATTGTCTGGAGGATGCATGGATATCGTACTATCAGTGGTAGTAATATTGTTTAAGTTAATGTGATGCAGTAGCTTCTCAACAGTCTCGCTGAGCCGGTTTATCGTTGCTGCAGTTTGTGTTTTCCAGCTACGGCAGTTAGCCAGGATATATATTAGGGCTTGATCACTTACGCAGCGTCCTCATCTATAAACTTCTGGGCAAAGTTGTGAGGAACACATTGCACTCCACTCCTCAGGCATTTATTACATTCTGCTCGACCAGGCTGCACAAAGCATTTGATCTTGTGTTTCTTACATTCGGCACCTTCTTGATCAGCAACGCCATCCTGGGTTTGGTGTAAACTCACAAGCCCGAGTAAGCCGCGGCTTTTCAGCAGGCAATGCACTTAGTCTTGGGCGCTTATTACCGTTCATCATGCGTAAGAATAAGCAGCCTGGTCGTACAGGCCATCTTCGCAGTTGAGCGGCGGATGCGCCGATTTATGCGGGGAATGGCCTCGGCAAAAGCGCCGATCTGCTGGAATACCGGTCTAGTCGGGAGTGCTCCGGATAAACCAATGGTCTcgttggagttggagctCCTTCGCTATCCTCGTGGTAACCTGCCTGGACTGGGATCTCAGGCGGAGTAACACTTCCCGTTTGGGAAATTCCATTCCGGCCTCGGAGTTGGTCACGTGCAGCCAGGGCCATCTGCAGACAAGGATCCCATCTGAGATTCCCTTCTTTCAAGTTTTATTGATGTATCGGCGGGACGGGAAGCTCATCTCGTACGAGCCGTGTCGGATCTCCAAGGTCCGATGCGACCATGCTTCCCCGGTCTGTGCACGATGCCAGACTCGGGGGGCACCGGAAAAGGTCCCCATACTCCCTGAAGACACAATGTATACACTAACTGAATGAAGTGCTTCTATCACCCAGCTCCGATGACCAGGAAGACTTCGGATTTCTGCTCATACCGAGTTGAGAAGCAACCAAGCAGACCTGCTACAAAAACAAGGGCTCAGGTCAacccccagaaccagaagctGTGAATTGCCGTATATTCGTCAAAACATCATCTCGTCGTAAAACCACCACCTCGTTTGCCGTTAGAGTATCGAAATAGTTAACAATATGCAACGTAGGGCTTGTGTTGTGTACTTGTTGGATCAAGCTCAAATTTATTAGGTAAATACTCCATTTGCGCTCTCACTGCCTGGATCTCATACCAGAACAAAAGCTCTCATAAAAAGGCAGAATCCTCATTTTCTACATCGAATTTTGATGTACAAAAGAATAGGATCAGCTCTCAGATTGTTCCTGTATGTAATATACTACATCATATAACAATTTATCTCTTATCTCTCATAGAACACGTGTAACATTCTATTTCACATGGGTGTTTTGTTGTACTGTTCCAAAGGTCCCCCCGCAACATCAGCCTTGATCTGCAATCCAATCAATCTTGAGAAGAATCTGGCATGTGCGATTGAACCACCAGTATACCATATTCCAGGATCTGAAGATGAAGTCAACACCAATAATGAAGCAATATACCGGAGAGTGTCGAGAGGACTTACAATTCATTGGCTTCCATGCTCCGCGAATCTCaccttcttcgtcaactCCGAAGTAGTCTTCCAACTTGTCTGCAATATCCCACCCAACTATACTGGCCGCCGTGTGGCGCAGGTTGCCTTCGAACCCAGTACAGAAAACGATGACATCAGCATCCAAGGTAGATCCGTCACTGAATTCAAGCCCAGTAGGTGTGTAGGCAATAGGTGTCACGCCAGTTTTCATGTTGATCTATCGCTTCATTTAGCGCATGTTGAGACTTCTGAGGGGGCATGGGAAACTTACAAGTCCTGCTGAAATCTTTGCAGAACATCCAACATCAAGGTAGTGGCCTCCGAGCCTCACGCAGAGAAACTCAAATATGTCGCCGTATCGCCCGACTCGGAAACCGGCACGCTCCAAAGCATCAAAACGTTCGTGCTCTTTATCCGCCATGCTGGCCATGTGCTTCATGGCAATTTTCCGGGAAACGGCAATAGGCAAGGATAACTGGATTCTATCTGCGACCTCTGTCGGAACATCGGAGTTGTAGAAACCTGTCAATAAACATTAGCCTTGGTCGGTTCTACAAGCCATATCATATTGTGATCTTACGATCTTGATTAAGGTATTCAACTGGTATGACACCTGATTGCCTGTCAGCGTAATCATTTTACCCACGTGGGCATAATCTAACTCACATGTACGGTTCCGTTGCGCCATAGTGACTGATTCCAAACCAGCATCAAGCATATCACTTGCAACGTCATGGGCTTCGAGTGCGTGTTAGCATAATTAAGATACTCATAAATTTCACCAGATCAGAAAGAACTCACCTGTATTGGCCGACCCGATTACCACTCCCTTTTTGCCCGTCCATGCCTTTGCAGATTTATAATCGACAGAGTGCAAAACTTCGCCTTGGAATATTTTCTTCATGAATGCTTTAGCGCTTAGCCAAAATAAGTTTTTTTCTGTTGAAACTGACCTTGTTTGGGACTTCTGGCATCACGGGTGTCTGACCAGAACCAGAGGCTAAAACAAGGTGGCGAGCACAGATAACAGACGAATCGAGTGACCCGTTCTGTTTGTAATTCAAAATCCACATATTGTCTTTCTCATTCCGGGATGCGGACTCGAGCGTGGTATTGAGCCAGACATTCTTCTTGGTGTGTTAGAATTGTATTCGAGTTATGCACATGTTGTGACCCGGGGATACCTACAATACCGTACTGATTTACGTATCTCTGATAGCCACGAGCAAGATCTGTCCTTTTGAGGAAATAGGGATCCTCCGGTGGGAATGTACGCGAGAACGGAAGATGACCTGATTGTCCTGGTTAGCCCTCCAGCCGAGCTGGGTTTCCACTAATCCAGCTGTTGTGATCATACCGTAGTCTTTAGATGTATGAACTAAATTGCATAAATTATCCCCCGACCCTGTATCTCGAACAACAGGCAGGATGTGAGATTAAGATCACTTACGCGTAGCAGAGTCATAACGGTTCATCCAGTTGTCCCCGATCTGAGGATTCTTTTCGAGGATAACATATGATACTCCCAGTGTCTCTAGACGGCCAGCAACGCTCAAACCTGCCATACCCGCGCCTACAATGACGCAATCAAAGCTAGAGGATTTTGAAGCCTCCAGGCAGTAGGTTCGAGGTCTCGCAGACCCAGCTTTTGACTCAGATTCGAAGAGATCACAGTTCGGGTGACCTTTGATCTGTTCAAGCAGTGTGCTCAGCAGCCATATCCGCCAATTCCCGCTTGGAAGGTCAGGTACAAGGCCAATGAACCCCGATCCTAACACCCCTGGGTTTCCATTGGTCTCGAACGTAAATCTTGCTTGAACCCAGGAGTTATCAGGTCCCACTCTCATGATGTGGGACGACTCAGGAATAATATTGAAATTATGCGGGTGATGCCGACCCGAGAGCTCCTGCCAGGCCGAGGACACGGCCTGGGAACCATAGAATGTTCTCACTGTTCCTGTCAGAGCTAACAGGTCTCTCCATAGTGCGCCCTGTGTTAGCATATCGGAACTCAATGAGTCGAGTTTCTCAATTGATGATTGGGCGACGGAGGCATGGTCGATGTCCTCCGCAATGACCGCTTCCGGGAGGTCGCCTTTCAGAGTCCCAATAGGAACAGCTTGCTTCCGTGGAAACCAAGACCCCATACTGTCGTGTTTTAGTGTACTTGGTACTGCCTGGTGTCTCTTTGTATCTTTGTTGTCGACGAGAACTGTGATATCCGGGATGATTAAGCTATGGGTCTGTCACTTATTTATGTTACTGATGATTGATTAAAGCAATACCACCCCGAGGTCTGAATGCCTCCCCAGGTAAGGATTGTTCTTGTGAACTTCGAAATATCTAATCCCATGATCAACATAATATACCAAAATAAGGTTCCGCAAGGTCAAAACCGCAGATCCCGCTCTAAACCCGCAAAGCCCCCGCATAAGTCCGCCTTCATTCCGCAACAATGTGGGGTGGCAGCTTTCAAAGACCTGACAAAATTCAAAATCCCGCAATCCCGCAATGACAATTGGTTCGGTAAAACACTTATTGGTCAATTGTACAATGTGGATAACACTGTTGAAGCTGGTTCTAGATATCGCGCATTTCAAAATCGAATCCGCTGTTGCCCGCCCTCACCATTCAACGGCATATTCACCTCAGTCTGATGGCCCGCCCATTGCCCGCATATCGACCTGTCACTAGGCTACCTCAAAGCATATTGATTGTACAAGTTACATTCGAGTCAAGTTAAAAGCAAGCTTGATTTTCCAGATCTAGCAAATTGTATCCATCCTTCACTTTAATCAACTGTATCCATCATAACACACAACAAATATGACCAACCAAACCACCAACACTGCTGTCAAGCCTATCACCCCCAAGGCGATGGTGCACTTCGGGTTGTACACAACGCCGGACAAGTATGAGGAAATGGTGAAATGGCATCTCAATTTCTTCGGAGGAACTCTGGTTCTCAAGAATGAATTCGCCGCCTTCATTGCATATGACGATGAACATCACCGGATGGTTATCGTTTCGGACGCGAACCACAAACGACCCGAAGACCGAAAGTCTGCGGTGGGCATTTTTCACATAGCCTTCACCCTGGATACCCTCGCCGACCTCGCGACAAGCTACGAACAGAGAAAAGCTCTCGGCATTGAGCCGTTTTGGCCGGTCAACCATGGCATGAGCACAAGCATGTATTACTACGACCCGGACCACAATGAGTTCGAGTTGCAGGTGGACAACTTCGACACCACGGAGGCAGCACGGCAGTTCATGGCAAGCGAGGAATACGCCAACAATCCAATCGGCGTCGATATCAACGTTGATGAATGGCTTCGGCGAGTCAGAAGTGGGGAGGATGAAAAGAGTATCAAAGCGAGACCGGTTATTGGTCGGAGACACACCAGACCAGAGAACAGCATTTATTTTTCCCCAATTGAGATTGCGGCAAAGTAAATTGATTGGCTGTGTTTTGCGTGGATTTGATCCCAGGACATTTTGATCGACATGTCACCCAGCAGGGGAAATATCACTTGATCAGCATTCGTTAAATTCAAGTCGCAAATTCTATTGATTCATTATCGCATGGTTCTcctaaatttttaatatcttgGTTATATTCGACAGTTATGGTTAGTTGTAGagaatagttaattttaattttactTTGTAATCTCAGAAACAAACTGGGTGCAGAATACCGACCGGGGGTTCACTGGGTCAAATTAAGCAGTCCAGAGACTCTTGCAACCCCAAGGACCGAAGCGCCAGGTTTAACCTAAACCGTGTTTTCCCCGCATTTCAGTTGCTGTACACATCCGCTGTTCTCCGCTAACGCCCACCATTTATTAGTTTACATAGCCGCCTGCATCGGAACCAGCGTTAATGTTCACTCCCTTTTAATCTACTCTCGCCGCAATGACTACCCAGCAGAAAGGATTTGACAAACGAGGGCAGGGCAACGATGGCAGCGACACTGAACCTCAAGTGCCTGGGTCCAAAAGGCGAATGGTACGCAAGCGTGCTGCCCTGGCATGCGAAGAGTGTCGAGTGCGTAAGAGACGATGTGATGGCGCCTTGCCTACCTGCAGCGGCTGTACGAAGCGCATGACCACGTGTGTCTACTCTTCTGATATACAGACTAGGGAATGGCACAGCAGGTAGGTTCCACAACCAAATGGTTGAAAATGGTTGACTGAAATCTTTTGCAAAACACGACACTAAAAGAGCAATAGCATGATTCAATCGTTACGAGACCGGCTAGAAGAGTTAGAAAACGCAGGATTGTCACCACCAGCGTTTGAGAAAGATGTCTCCAACACAGATAATTTTCAACCGCCTTTGGTCCGAAATCCTATGTTATCCGATCGAAATGTGACGAATACACCGGTCGTTGAACCCGAGTCAGTCAAAGAGTCAGCACCAGTCACTATAACGCGAGTACCGTCTGCACAATCCCTTGAGCCATGCAGGTTCGAGAAACTCATGAAACCGATTGATGCAGCCATTGATTGTAATTCCAAAAGACGCGGGACTGGGCCACCGTCGTCCGTATATGCTGTGCCGGTCTCTAGGCCCATTATTGCAACAGACTGTACATGTTATCGGGCATTGGACACTTCAGAATGGTCCCTacctcttcgtcgacatGCCAACAGGCTGGTATCCCACTATTTTGGCACGATTCATTTGGTCTATCCTATCCTTCACCGACAAACTTTTTTGAGGCAGTATGAACAAATGTGGGAGTCGGATCTCCCAAACAAAACACCAACCTGCTCAGGACTATGTAGGCTGAGAAGCCGAGGAAGGTTATTCCCGGCCACGGTGCATGCAGTCTTTTCTCTTGCCTCCCTTTTTGAATCGGGGCCACCGGAGCAGAACGCAGCCCGAGGCAATATATTTTTTCGTCTTGCCCAGAAGATAGACCTGCTGGATATTTTGGACGATGAGGTGGGGATTGAAGGAGTTCAACTTGGGCTCCTTATGGGATTTTATTTGCAAAGCACTGAGAAATTTTCCAAATGCTGGAATATTACCGGTCTAACCATCCGCATGGCCCAAAATATGGGATTGCAACTTGGCTTGGGTGAAGCTTGTCAACGAGGAATACTAGCCTCATCCGCGTCACAATTGGAATGTGAGCTGCGACTTCGAGTGTGGTATGGATGCTTCTTGCTAGATAGGTatgttcttctccttttcgcTCACACTATCTATCTCCTACTTCAATATGTTTGACGTTTTGATCCACTGCCGCGGCACTTATGCTgataattataatatctctAGAGAGATTTCTATGTCTTTTGGGCGACCGTTGATGATCCCCAGCGGTGGGAATATGAGCAAATTGCCCGAAGCAGTCGACGATGAACACTTAAATAGTAAGACGGGAAAGTGGAATACACAACCAAAGGGTCACCCTAGTCTTTTGGAGTCTTACATTCAAACAATCAAGCTCTATGATATCCTGGGGCAGGCTTTGGATAGAGAGGAACTCAAAGAGTTGACTCTTTCCTCGAAGCCCAACGCAGACTCATCTTCCGATGAACTCGTGAACATATTGAAATTGGAAACAAAGATAATGGAATGGCGAGAGGCCCTCCCTTTGTATCTCCAATATGACCCATCAGTGGGCAATGGCGGTCTTGGGAAGGCTGTTTCCTCAGAAGGGGTTACCGTTCTATCCGCGCATTTCTTAGCACAGGCGACAAGGCTCTATACAAGGTCAGTAATTACCAGAGGCCATTGTGAGGCAACTCTAACGGATCACAGGTTCCTGCATATCCGTCTACTTGTTCTACGTCCAGCCTTAGAGCGACTCTTCGAGACACAGCAACGTCACAGGCAGGCTCCAAATCAAAGGTCGAGTGAGTTCAGACTCGAAGATAAAATGCTTTCCGATACAGCTACTCAATGCATGCTCTGCGCGGACAAACTCGTTATGATTCTTGATGCCCAAATCAGATTGCAAAGCTTTGTGGCCTGGTGGTACAATGTCAGCTGTAAGTGCTTCCTTCGGGACTTTCTACATAGAGGCAACATACTAACATCATATTGTATAATAGACCTTCACACCAGTGGTAGTACCCTCCTGATGGGTCAGTTATGCTCCTTCAACGAAGAAAATCGAACAGATCAATCGTTCTCGGAGAGTTGGGACCTGTGTTTGCAAAATCTTTCTCGATACACGGCATTGAGTACCATTGCTAAAAAGTCATTTTACCTGCTACAAGAAAGTGCAGAAAGCTTGCGTTTGAACACTTCCCGGGCGGAGCGACAGGGACCTCAGTCCTCGTCAATCAAGGTGACAGATGAGGCAGGGGGTGGTAAGTCCACACATGCAGGATATCCAACATTCGGCTTTCAAGGGTCCCATATTCAAACCTCGAATAGTGGAGAAAGCAACCTGGAACTAGCGGAAACCCTTCCAGGCACCTCCCTGCAGAAGGACGCCGGCATGCAGTCGTTCCAACCCTACCAAGATCAAAATATTGATGTTGACCCCGGCATCGGCGGAGATAATATGGAAGGTCTTGGTAATGAGATATGGAACGTTGATCCAAATTACTGGTATTTAATGCCATTTTCCTCTCAACTAGAAACATTCCCCTGGAATTTCGATACTGCGGGTATTGGTCAATGAATATCTGCCATGTAATACTATAGAAATACAATACAAATTTGAAATGTCCAATTGATCTACATGTGCAAAAAGCGGTTATGGgtggtatatatatctataatgCTGCTCTATACATACTGAGTCTAATCCCCGCCCCCTCTGACGACATTCTTGGTGCAATGCGGAGGCACCGCAACGTTCTTCTGTTTACCCGCTTCATCTCCGCTTCATCTCCGCCCCGACTCGGCATTTCCCTTTATGAACATAGTATATACACCAAAtatcgatatatatatatataacagaTGCAGGGAAAGAAGTACAGACGAAGAAAACTAAATCAGAACTCTTAGCTATTGCTTGTTATATTGGCAATTTCCATTCCTCGCCTAGCCATTTTCAatcaccaccatcaagaAATGTCCCTTCCATCATTCCAAGCCGCCGTGGTCGTGGAGAAGGTCGGGGGTCCAGAAGTCTTGGAACATCGCACTGATTACCCTGTACCTACCCCAGGAGAGGGGCAAGTACTGGTAAAGAATACAGTGTCAGGTATCAACTTCATTGACACTTACTTCCGCACTGGTTTATATCCCTCTTCTAAGCCTGAAGTTCTGGGTCGTGAGGCTGCCGGAGCTATTGTGGCTCTTGGACCCAACACGGACAAATACCAACTAAAGGTTGGAGATCGAGTTGTTTGGCTGGGACCATCAGCCTATGCCGAATATACCGCAGTTTCAGCAGCAAAGGCAATCAATATTCCTCACGGTCTATCTGAGGAAATAGCTGCTGCTAGTTTCATGAGCGGGCTGACTGCCATCACGTTGACACAGGAAACCTACGAAGTACAAAAGGATGATTGGGTGCTCCTCCACGCCGCTGCTGGCGGTGTAGGCATCTTACTGGCTCAAGTACTAAAATATCTTGGAGCAAATATTATTGCAACTACTGGTGGAAAGGAAAAGGTGGCGCTTGTCAAGCGTCTAGGTATAGACCATGCCATTGATTACCgcagcgaagaaggcaaagactGGGTTAAATTGGTCAAAGAGATCACCAACGGCAACGGAGTTGATGTGGTCTTTGATTCTGTTGGAAAGGACACATGGGAAGGGGGTCTGGAGGTTATTAAGAGGAAGGGCACAATTGTGTGGTTTGGGAACTCTAGTGGTCCCGTTCCGCCTCTTCCTTTGCCGTGAGTTTATTCCTTCATGTATTCTTTCTGATATGCTTTCATCGCTAATCCTGATATACACAGTCGCCTTTCCGCGAAGTGCATCAAAATTGCCCGACCCTCATTGCTTGGGTATATCGAGACGCGCGAGGAGTTGGAGTACTATTGTAACCAACTCTTTCGCCTGTTGACCTCGGAGAAGGTCAAAGTGCAAATCCATAATATTTACCCACTGACCAAAGTGCGACAGGCACACCAGGTGAGATGATGATTCCTTTCCCGCACACGTTGGACTGGTTCTGACTTCTATCTTAACTTCAAAGGATCTCGAGGGACGGAAGACTACTGGCAAGCTTCTGCTCAACGTATCAACATAGAAAGCAGATACCTAGGTTGAAAatgttgagaagaaggccgtgCATAGGAGCAGAAACATATGAATGTCTAGTTTGCCGGTGAATTTCGTATGGCTGAATACTGAATATACTACCTTCCATAACTCGTGTCACAATATTTTGGTAATAGTTGTATTCCAGAGGACTCTTTCTAGCTCTTCTATCCTCCTCATAAAATTGCGATACAGAAAAAGATGGAAACTCACACTAACCATCTGcatggatggagagggaTCAAGAAAGTAGAAATAAAACTACGAACAAAAGAAACCTGGGAAAACATTTGAATGAGCTGAACTCTTCGCCCATATATCTCTAGTTGATTATTTTTACCTACATCTTTCTTACTATGATAAAATTACTCTTTCAGCATTTTGATTTAGCTTGGAGGTCATTGAAAAGATTGTTTAGGACTCTGCATTACGTACATGGTtgacgagctggaggaaaaagaacaatattaataatagctaATATCACCAAAAGGGAGTATACTCAAGAATGAAATAGTGTTGGAGCCTCAGGCTACCAATGCTGACCGGATCATGTAGCTAGCTAGTTCtcccctcccttctctctcctcctttctctaTATATCTACTTCGTTTCATAAAAATCATACACAGTCCTTTCTCTCCATTGAGATCTCTTCTTGTGTAGCGATTCCGAAAAATAATTAAGCAATCCGTTAATCCATGAATGGTTTCACTGCATGAGTATCTCATCCAGCCCCAGAACACCTGCACATTCCACCAAGCTGGCGTTTTGCAACTGCTGATACAATTCAATTTCATTTCTGGTCTTTCAGACTAGTGCGTCTTCGACTCCACCCCGGTTGCTTTTATTTACCTCCGCTTCAGGCGTCGCTGGGCCATTCCCGAGATTTGACCTGAAGATCCCGGCTGCCGAGAATGGGAGAAAATCCTCATACGTGATGGGGGTAGTCTCAATCAGTCCTAGCGATATCAACTTTTTCGAGTTCAATCCGAGAATTAAGTTGTCCCGATCGCCTGTGAGTATATTGTCGACCCTTGGAGGTAATCTGATACCGGAAATAAACCAAACCCTGTTGACGAAGTTCGGACCAATCATCAGGAACGCTCGAGAATGACATCAACAGGATCTTTTCGAACTCAGAAGAAGACAGGGGCATTTCAGCTGCATCTTTCCCCGCTGCCTGTTTCATTGCAAGTGATAAAAGCCGATCATAGAT
This region of Aspergillus puulaauensis MK2 DNA, chromosome 5, nearly complete sequence genomic DNA includes:
- a CDS encoding flavin-containing monooxygenase (COG:Q;~EggNog:ENOG410PV53;~InterPro:IPR036188;~PFAM:PF07992,PF00743,PF13738,PF13450), translating into MGSWFPRKQAVPIGTLKGDLPEAVIAEDIDHASVAQSSIEKLDSLSSDMLTQGALWRDLLALTGTVRTFYGSQAVSSAWQELSGRHHPHNFNIIPESSHIMRVGPDNSWVQARFTFETNGNPGVLGSGFIGLVPDLPSGNWRIWLLSTLLEQIKGHPNCDLFESESKAGSARPRTYCLEASKSSSFDCVIVGAGMAGLSVAGRLETLGVSYVILEKNPQIGDNWMNRYDSATLHTSKDYGHLPFSRTFPPEDPYFLKRTDLARGYQRYVNQYGIKNVWLNTTLESASRNEKDNMWILNYKQNGSLDSSVICARHLVLASGSGQTPVMPEVPNKKIFQGEVLHSVDYKSAKAWTGKKGVVIGSANTAHDVASDMLDAGLESVTMAQRNRTCVIPVEYLNQDRFYNSDVPTEVADRIQLSLPIAVSRKIAMKHMASMADKEHERFDALERAGFRVGRYGDIFEFLCVRLGGHYLDVGCSAKISAGLINMKTGVTPIAYTPTGLEFSDGSTLDADVIVFCTGFEGNLRHTAASIVGWDIADKLEDYFGVDEEGEIRGAWKPMNYPGIWYTGGSIAHARFFSRLIGLQIKADVAGGPLEQYNKTPM
- a CDS encoding fungal specific transcription factor domain-containing protein (COG:L;~EggNog:ENOG410Q6IA), coding for MFDVLIHCRGTYADNYNISREISMSFGRPLMIPSGGNMSKLPEAVDDEHLNSKTGKWNTQPKGHPSLLESYIQTIKLYDILGQALDREELKELTLSSKPNADSSSDELVNILKLETKIMEWREALPLYLQYDPSVGNGGLGKAVSSEGVTVLSAHFLAQATRLYTRFLHIRLLVLRPALERLFETQQRHRQAPNQRSSEFRLEDKMLSDTATQCMLCADKLVMILDAQIRLQSFVAWWYNVSYLHTSGSTLLMGQLCSFNEENRTDQSFSESWDLCLQNLSRYTALSTIAKKSFYLLQESAESLRLNTSRAERQGPQSSSIKVTDEAGGGKSTHAGYPTFGFQGSHIQTSNSGESNLELAETLPGTSLQKDAGMQSFQPYQDQNIDVDPGIGGDNMEGLGNEIWNVDPNYWYLMPFSSQLETFPWNFDTAGIGQ
- a CDS encoding fungal specific transcription factor domain-containing protein (COG:S;~EggNog:ENOG410PICM;~InterPro:IPR007219;~TransMembrane:1 (o392-412i);~go_function: GO:0003677 - DNA binding [Evidence IEA];~go_function: GO:0008270 - zinc ion binding [Evidence IEA];~go_process: GO:0006351 - transcription, DNA-templated [Evidence IEA]), with protein sequence MHPPDNAAPKQASPLSTVHSESADNFTPEGPSAGLRKHQDDSDLVPLPMNNLYNLTDPNNSQLIRVDPADVNGPDFITQGALPVSEAEFLFDHYLTHINPLLWDGMLCSHKSLHEARQSSSFLVAVVLTVAALHIPNREQSLHSTYGAFVSLMRGSCLLRCQNLDIIRALCIGAFYLTSLSWALCSRAVRVGTEMNLHKSSLQFARGSLESYERVRLWYVLYVCDHQFALAYGRPPMMHEDAAIRNAEKLLTSGLSSKGDHGLVAQVKLFRILASGYFMHGCDPDLELSGRDFERLKEFDISVDQWRLEHPSKEVGVRRDSLTSSAANALYYHLARFQLNSVALRGISAREASHDTPSLDMNWDRQEASNIAIMTAMSTARIIVDDLDLQKALIGLPIFVHAMVAVCASFLLKMAVVFGKSESGDGNTLHLPRDLAEHGLNFHTKTALTNVERLVRVLSQVADNASQRHVVRQVVTGLGELLQRFSPGREMGAFLYSLPSQSTSTNLSKRQVVAAERDAVVDLPPMFPDTSVEGTAAVQVDTRQDPFDLTGDLDWRFDEGFLFGIDGVDSELSFL
- a CDS encoding uncharacterized protein (COG:L;~EggNog:ENOG410Q634;~InterPro:IPR004360,IPR037523,IPR029068;~PFAM:PF00903), with the protein product MTNQTTNTAVKPITPKAMVHFGLYTTPDKYEEMVKWHLNFFGGTLVLKNEFAAFIAYDDEHHRMVIVSDANHKRPEDRKSAVGIFHIAFTLDTLADLATSYEQRKALGIEPFWPVNHGMSTSMYYYDPDHNEFELQVDNFDTTEAARQFMASEEYANNPIGVDINVDEWLRRVRSGEDEKSIKARPVIGRRHTRPENSIYFSPIEIAAK